A genomic region of Micromonospora sp. NBC_01796 contains the following coding sequences:
- a CDS encoding DUF397 domain-containing protein: MDLTGAIWRKSTRSNNGGSTCVEVAKNLPGVVGVRDSKDPTGPALTFVPDAWRAFVTLAKHH; this comes from the coding sequence ATGGACCTGACCGGTGCCATCTGGCGGAAGTCGACCCGTAGTAACAACGGGGGCTCGACGTGTGTCGAGGTGGCGAAGAACCTTCCCGGTGTTGTCGGTGTGCGGGACAGCAAGGACCCGACCGGTCCGGCGCTGACCTTCGTCCCGGACGCGTGGCGCGCCTTCGTGACCCTCGCCAAGCACCACTGA
- a CDS encoding DUF397 domain-containing protein: protein MDLTGAVWRKSTRSGTNGGNCLEVADNLFGRVLVRDTKDRDGGTLSFGPDAWRAFVLLAKRS, encoded by the coding sequence ATGGACCTGACTGGTGCCGTCTGGCGGAAGTCGACCAGGTCGGGCACGAACGGCGGCAACTGTCTGGAGGTTGCCGACAACCTGTTCGGCCGGGTGTTGGTGCGCGACACCAAGGACCGCGATGGTGGAACGCTGAGCTTCGGTCCGGACGCGTGGCGCGCGTTCGTACTCCTTGCCAAGCGGTCTTGA
- a CDS encoding DUF397 domain-containing protein, producing the protein MDLTGAVWRKSTRSDNGGSTCVEVAKNLPGVVGVRDSKDPTGPALTFVPDAWRAFVTLAKRP; encoded by the coding sequence ATGGACCTGACCGGTGCCGTCTGGCGGAAGTCGACCCGTAGTGACAACGGGGGCTCGACGTGTGTCGAGGTGGCGAAGAACCTTCCCGGCGTTGTCGGTGTGCGGGACAGCAAGGACCCGACCGGTCCGGCGCTGACCTTCGTCCCGGACGCGTGGCGCGCCTTCGTGACCCTTGCCAAGCGGCCGTGA
- a CDS encoding helix-turn-helix domain-containing protein codes for MSVSTYEFLLRELRQARMDAGMTQEALGERIHFSAQKVSAVETGRAPLTGDFVQLVDDAVGARGRLVRTWDDLVKDGAAPTWLLEWIEYERAATLLRWFEPSLVPGLLQTEAYARGVLSMGGRYSEHEIAQRLASRMERQAILHREQPPKFIAVIDAMVLRRAIGPAAVMVEQFEHLREMANMPHVHLHVIPESVGMHAGLAGAFILAKGPEGEAAHLDNPLRAHVTDRAVDLDMLQDRWESVRSDAVPRRETVDLIEEVAKTWT; via the coding sequence GTGAGCGTGTCTACCTACGAATTCCTCCTTCGTGAACTGCGTCAGGCCCGTATGGACGCTGGGATGACCCAGGAAGCACTAGGTGAGCGGATCCACTTTTCGGCCCAGAAGGTCAGCGCCGTCGAGACCGGCCGCGCCCCGCTGACCGGCGACTTCGTTCAACTCGTCGACGACGCGGTAGGCGCCCGAGGCCGGCTCGTACGCACGTGGGACGACCTCGTCAAAGACGGCGCCGCGCCGACCTGGTTGCTTGAGTGGATCGAGTACGAGCGCGCCGCGACGTTGCTCCGATGGTTCGAGCCCTCGCTGGTTCCCGGACTACTCCAGACCGAGGCGTACGCCCGCGGGGTGCTCAGCATGGGCGGGCGGTACTCCGAGCACGAAATCGCTCAGCGTCTCGCCTCCCGGATGGAGCGGCAGGCGATCCTGCACCGTGAGCAGCCGCCCAAGTTCATCGCCGTGATCGACGCGATGGTGCTGCGGCGGGCAATCGGACCGGCCGCCGTGATGGTGGAGCAGTTCGAGCACCTGCGCGAGATGGCGAACATGCCGCACGTTCACCTGCACGTGATCCCGGAATCGGTCGGCATGCACGCCGGTCTTGCCGGTGCCTTCATCCTGGCCAAGGGGCCCGAGGGTGAGGCCGCGCACCTGGACAATCCGTTGCGTGCGCACGTCACCGACCGCGCCGTGGATCTGGATATGCTTCAGGACAGGTGGGAGAGTGTCCGAAGCGATGCGGTACCCCGCCGGGAGACCGTAGACCTTATCGAGGAAGTAGCGAAGACATGGACCTGA
- a CDS encoding helix-turn-helix domain-containing protein, with the protein MEELPVGRRVAYWRGRRKMSQQLFADRIGKSKSWVDKVERGERRLDSLSTLHHLATVLQVSVEALLDRTAHTARVKPAGSIDLEAVRMALARFAPAAAGTGGSGTGPPLDEVSRSVGHAWLTFQHARYDTLVSVLPKLLRDARAAETGHVGNSALRAAHLLGEVYQVISSVTRKLGAVDLARLAAERSIALAQRADDPLLAGTGTTRFANALLAAGDSRAAFEANVVMAHRLAPNGATWSDPDRVSVYGSLLLQGAMAAAHMGDDASVGELLREAKVAADRLGTDDNRYRTSFGPTNVELHRAAAAVELGEGRRAVDIHSRLSRRAFDRLLPERRAQHLLDVARGHLMVGDLTSAGEALLEADRHAPAEIRGRPVAHDVMTEILRQTRGVPPALVTELADRMGALV; encoded by the coding sequence GTGGAGGAGTTACCGGTCGGTCGGCGGGTGGCCTACTGGCGGGGGCGGCGGAAGATGTCCCAGCAGCTTTTCGCCGACCGGATCGGTAAGTCCAAGAGTTGGGTCGACAAGGTGGAGCGCGGCGAACGCCGGCTGGACAGCCTTTCGACGCTCCACCATTTGGCGACGGTCCTACAGGTAAGCGTCGAGGCACTGCTCGACCGCACGGCGCACACCGCCCGCGTCAAGCCGGCCGGCTCGATCGACCTCGAAGCGGTCCGGATGGCACTCGCCCGCTTCGCCCCGGCAGCCGCCGGGACGGGTGGGTCCGGTACCGGTCCGCCGCTGGACGAGGTGAGCCGCTCGGTCGGGCACGCGTGGTTGACGTTTCAGCATGCCAGGTACGACACCCTGGTCAGCGTGCTGCCGAAGCTGCTGCGGGATGCGCGGGCTGCCGAGACGGGCCACGTCGGGAACAGTGCACTACGCGCCGCGCACCTGCTCGGGGAGGTCTACCAGGTGATCTCTTCGGTGACGCGGAAGCTGGGCGCGGTCGACCTGGCGCGGCTGGCCGCCGAACGGTCGATCGCCCTCGCACAGCGCGCGGACGATCCGCTGCTGGCCGGCACCGGGACGACCAGGTTCGCCAACGCGCTCCTGGCGGCCGGCGACAGTCGAGCGGCGTTCGAGGCGAACGTCGTGATGGCGCACCGTCTTGCGCCGAACGGCGCCACCTGGTCAGATCCGGACCGGGTCTCGGTGTACGGGTCGCTGCTGTTGCAGGGGGCGATGGCGGCGGCTCACATGGGCGACGATGCGAGCGTAGGAGAACTGCTCAGGGAGGCGAAGGTGGCTGCCGACAGGTTGGGCACCGACGACAACCGGTACCGGACGTCGTTCGGGCCGACGAACGTCGAGCTGCACCGCGCGGCAGCGGCGGTCGAGTTGGGCGAGGGTCGGCGGGCGGTGGACATCCACTCCCGACTTTCCCGGCGGGCCTTCGACCGGCTGCTGCCCGAGCGCCGGGCGCAGCACCTCCTCGACGTCGCGCGTGGCCACCTCATGGTCGGCGACCTGACCAGCGCCGGGGAGGCACTGTTGGAGGCCGATCGGCACGCGCCGGCCGAGATCCGGGGTCGGCCGGTCGCACATGACGTGATGACGGAGATCCTTCGACAGACCAGGGGCGTACCGCCCGCACTGGTGACGGAGTTGGCCGACCGGATGGGAGCACTGGTGTGA
- a CDS encoding HEAT repeat domain-containing protein, giving the protein MLEGLTRIRWDELEHAYGSAEDVPDHLIALRSPDPDVREKARWHLYGNIFHQGTRYEATAYAVPFLLELLADPATPERSAILELLTSLAIGYDETWLPEGFPIASYRQRAAGGELLLGAAPELDDDEDNEGRYTYYGSLSDEDQQRLFAYIELAVHDAVRVGAPLFRALLGDDATEMRAAAAYALGWFGEDGPGSVPALAGAAGDPEAEVAATALVALGLVGTGNADAARTVQAALADPRDVVRWGAAVAAARLHGPAADPQVAAELLSWTGGQSDRRAGVPFHEGDLAGYAGLALRQLGDAQADSAFDALLARIPAVSGPEALPVVNEALRWAFPAGALAGGTPVEQLDDRQRRLLRVLADSPGTWRWGEHGTFANFTMMLGAYGLPRDVEAMRGYLA; this is encoded by the coding sequence ATGCTGGAAGGACTGACCCGGATCCGATGGGACGAGTTGGAGCACGCGTACGGCTCCGCCGAGGACGTGCCCGACCACCTGATCGCCCTGCGTTCACCGGACCCCGACGTACGGGAGAAGGCACGCTGGCACCTCTACGGCAACATCTTCCACCAGGGCACCCGGTACGAGGCGACCGCCTACGCGGTGCCATTCCTGCTGGAGCTGCTGGCTGACCCGGCCACTCCGGAGCGATCCGCCATCCTGGAACTACTGACCTCACTGGCGATCGGTTACGACGAGACCTGGCTCCCGGAAGGTTTCCCGATCGCGTCGTACCGGCAACGGGCCGCCGGCGGAGAGCTGCTGCTGGGCGCGGCACCGGAGCTGGACGACGACGAGGACAACGAGGGTCGCTACACCTACTACGGATCGCTCTCCGACGAGGACCAGCAGCGCTTGTTCGCGTACATCGAGTTGGCCGTACACGACGCGGTCCGGGTGGGGGCGCCGCTGTTCCGGGCCCTGCTCGGCGACGACGCGACCGAGATGCGCGCGGCGGCGGCGTACGCCCTGGGTTGGTTCGGGGAGGACGGGCCCGGCAGCGTGCCGGCGTTGGCCGGTGCGGCGGGCGACCCGGAGGCCGAGGTGGCGGCAACCGCCCTGGTCGCGCTCGGGTTGGTCGGCACCGGCAACGCCGACGCGGCCCGGACCGTCCAGGCGGCGCTGGCCGACCCGCGGGATGTGGTCCGTTGGGGTGCGGCGGTCGCCGCCGCCCGGCTGCACGGTCCGGCCGCCGATCCGCAGGTGGCCGCCGAGTTGCTGAGCTGGACGGGCGGGCAGAGCGACCGTCGGGCCGGCGTCCCGTTCCACGAGGGTGACCTGGCCGGGTACGCCGGCCTGGCGCTGCGGCAGCTCGGCGACGCGCAGGCCGACTCGGCCTTCGACGCGCTGCTTGCCCGGATTCCGGCGGTTTCGGGACCGGAGGCGCTTCCGGTGGTGAATGAGGCGCTGCGTTGGGCGTTCCCGGCCGGTGCGCTCGCCGGGGGCACCCCGGTCGAGCAACTCGACGACCGGCAGCGGCGCCTGCTGCGGGTGCTCGCCGACTCCCCCGGCACCTGGCGGTGGGGCGAACACGGGACGTTCGCCAACTTCACCATGATGCTCGGCGCGTACGGTCTGCCGCGCGACGTCGAGGCGATGCGCGGTTACCTGGCGTGA
- a CDS encoding sensor histidine kinase, with protein sequence MWDMGWWRRTARFHPYALDAAAAVGLFAISIGEPLVDPSPTRIELSAGEIAFSAMVCTAVALRRRWPLPVLAFCSAATAASIAFGAARNLSTFAVVIAVYTVAATTNRATAVVAGTFTALLLVAGAIYSSSNGSWLDSEKIVLALWSGLATAVGDAVRNHRDYIVAVEERATRAEQSREEEARRRVAEDRLRIARDLHDVMAHNIALINVQAGVAGHVLRTNPEAAEQALGHVRQAGRAALDELGTVLGVLRQSDDTAAPTEPTPTLNRLQELVDSFHRTGLAVKWRLSGQPYPLAPAVDLAAYRVVQESLTNVHKHGGESAQVRLGYQPDELTIVIENDAPPGEPAADPVAGTGHGLLGMRERVTAVGGTMHAGPVPGGFRVRAVLPARQEKTP encoded by the coding sequence ATGTGGGATATGGGGTGGTGGCGGCGTACGGCCCGGTTTCACCCTTACGCCCTTGATGCCGCCGCGGCCGTCGGGCTGTTCGCGATCAGCATCGGCGAACCGCTGGTGGACCCCTCCCCCACCCGGATCGAGCTGAGCGCCGGCGAGATCGCCTTCAGCGCCATGGTCTGTACGGCTGTCGCGCTGCGTCGCCGCTGGCCGCTGCCGGTGTTGGCGTTCTGTAGCGCCGCCACCGCGGCCTCGATCGCGTTCGGCGCCGCCCGCAACCTCTCCACGTTCGCGGTCGTGATAGCCGTCTACACCGTCGCCGCGACCACGAACCGGGCCACCGCGGTCGTCGCCGGCACGTTCACCGCGCTGCTCCTGGTCGCCGGTGCCATCTACTCCTCGTCCAACGGCTCCTGGCTCGACTCCGAGAAGATCGTGCTCGCCCTCTGGAGCGGGCTGGCGACCGCCGTCGGTGACGCCGTGCGCAACCACCGGGACTACATCGTCGCGGTCGAGGAACGCGCCACCCGGGCGGAGCAGAGCCGGGAGGAGGAGGCGCGGCGGCGGGTCGCCGAGGACCGGCTGCGCATCGCCCGCGACCTGCACGACGTGATGGCGCACAACATCGCCCTGATCAACGTGCAGGCCGGGGTGGCCGGGCACGTGCTGCGTACCAACCCGGAGGCGGCCGAGCAGGCACTCGGGCACGTACGGCAGGCGGGCAGGGCGGCGCTCGACGAACTCGGCACCGTGTTGGGCGTACTGCGCCAGTCCGACGACACCGCCGCCCCGACCGAGCCGACGCCCACCCTGAACCGGCTTCAGGAGCTGGTCGACTCGTTCCACCGGACCGGGCTCGCGGTCAAGTGGCGGCTCTCCGGTCAGCCGTACCCGCTGGCTCCGGCGGTGGACCTGGCCGCGTACCGGGTGGTGCAGGAGTCCCTGACGAACGTGCACAAACACGGCGGCGAGTCCGCGCAGGTACGACTCGGGTACCAACCGGACGAGCTGACCATCGTGATCGAGAACGACGCGCCACCGGGTGAACCGGCCGCCGATCCGGTCGCGGGGACCGGGCACGGCCTGCTCGGTATGCGGGAGCGGGTGACCGCCGTCGGGGGCACCATGCACGCCGGGCCGGTGCCGGGCGGGTTCCGGGTCCGGGCCGTCCTGCCCGCGCGGCAGGAGAAGACGCCATGA
- a CDS encoding response regulator transcription factor: protein MTIRVLLADDQNLIRAGFRVLVDSAPDLEVVGEATTGVEAVALARTTRADVVLMDIRMPDLDGLGATRQITEDESLSGVRVLILTTFEVDEYVLQALRAGASGFLGKGVDPAELLDAIRVVARGDALLSPVATKGLIARFLSQPEDSAATVPAQLDLLTEREREVLMLVAAGLSNDDIAERLVLSPLTAKTHVNRAMTKLGARDRAQLVVIAYQSGLVRPSEPPSR from the coding sequence ATGACCATCCGGGTGCTGCTCGCCGACGACCAGAACCTGATCCGGGCCGGGTTCCGGGTGCTGGTCGACTCCGCCCCGGACCTCGAGGTGGTGGGCGAGGCGACCACCGGCGTGGAGGCCGTCGCCCTGGCCCGGACAACCCGGGCCGACGTCGTCCTGATGGACATCCGGATGCCGGATCTGGACGGCCTGGGCGCAACCCGGCAGATCACCGAGGACGAGAGCCTGTCCGGCGTACGGGTGCTGATCCTGACCACCTTCGAGGTGGACGAGTACGTCCTCCAGGCGCTCCGGGCCGGTGCCAGCGGCTTCCTCGGCAAGGGCGTGGACCCGGCCGAGTTGCTGGACGCGATCCGGGTGGTGGCCCGGGGTGACGCGCTGCTCTCCCCGGTGGCCACCAAGGGGCTGATCGCCCGGTTCCTGTCCCAACCGGAGGATTCGGCCGCCACGGTGCCGGCACAGCTAGACCTTCTCACCGAACGTGAGCGCGAGGTGCTGATGCTGGTGGCCGCCGGGCTCTCCAACGATGACATCGCCGAACGGCTCGTACTCTCGCCCCTGACGGCGAAAACGCACGTCAACCGGGCGATGACGAAGCTCGGCGCGCGGGACCGGGCGCAGCTCGTGGTGATCGCGTACCAGAGCGGTCTGGTACGCCCCAGCGAACCCCCATCACGTTGA
- a CDS encoding ABC transporter ATP-binding protein codes for MIEVKNLGKRYGEKVAVDDLSFTVRPGIVTGFLGPNGAGKSTTMRMIVGLDAPTSGSVTVNGRRYADHPAPLHEIGALLEAKAVHTGRSAYHHLLAMAATTGIPKRRVDEVIDLVGLHEVARKRAGGFSLGMGQRLGIASALLGDPATVLLDEPVNGLDPEGVRWIRNLLKDLAAEGRTVFISSHLMSEMALTAEHLVVVGKGRLIADVPMDKFCGLSSSTRVRVRSPQSHRLSELLVGPEVEISSAERGVLEVSGLSTEQIGERAALAGVTLHELSVQQASLEEAFMELTHDSVEYSATTPEPVLAGKAA; via the coding sequence ATGATCGAAGTGAAGAACCTGGGCAAGCGGTACGGCGAGAAGGTCGCCGTCGACGATCTGAGCTTCACCGTGCGGCCAGGCATCGTCACCGGCTTCCTGGGACCGAATGGTGCGGGCAAGTCCACCACCATGCGGATGATCGTCGGTCTGGACGCACCCACCTCCGGCAGCGTCACCGTCAACGGCCGCCGGTACGCCGACCACCCCGCGCCACTGCACGAGATCGGCGCGCTGCTGGAGGCCAAGGCCGTGCACACCGGTCGGTCCGCCTACCACCACCTGCTCGCCATGGCCGCCACCACCGGCATTCCCAAGCGCCGGGTGGACGAGGTTATCGACCTGGTCGGGCTGCACGAGGTCGCCCGCAAGCGGGCCGGCGGCTTCTCCCTGGGCATGGGGCAGCGCCTCGGCATCGCCTCCGCCCTGCTCGGCGACCCGGCCACGGTCCTGCTCGACGAGCCGGTCAACGGGCTCGACCCCGAGGGCGTCCGGTGGATCCGCAACCTGCTCAAGGACCTGGCCGCCGAGGGTCGTACCGTCTTCATCTCCTCGCACCTGATGAGCGAGATGGCGTTGACCGCCGAACACCTGGTCGTGGTCGGCAAGGGCCGCCTGATCGCGGACGTGCCGATGGACAAGTTCTGCGGCCTCTCCTCCTCCACCCGGGTACGCGTCCGCTCCCCCCAGTCGCACCGGCTCAGCGAGTTGCTCGTCGGCCCGGAGGTCGAGATCAGCAGCGCCGAGCGCGGCGTACTGGAGGTCTCCGGACTCAGCACCGAGCAGATCGGCGAGCGGGCCGCGCTGGCCGGCGTGACCCTGCACGAACTCTCGGTCCAGCAGGCCTCGCTGGAAGAGGCGTTCATGGAGCTGACCCACGACTCGGTCGAGTACTCCGCGACCACCCCCGAGCCCGTACTCGCCGGAAAGGCGGCCTGA
- a CDS encoding ABC transporter permease, which translates to MSTATLETTRLVSTPAPRTRTPRTGRVTLARVIRSEWIKLRSLRSTVVSLLATMGVVIALGLLFAGVVSGRIGGESLGIGAGSTADPVGASLGGVQLGQLIIGVIGVLLVAGEYTTGMIRATLAAVPRRLPVLWGKTIVFGGVTLVAMLVATLAAFFGGQALLGEHGVSLFDTGVLRAVVGGAVYLTGVGLLGLALGALLRATAAAIGALFGAMLVVPGLFPLLPSSWNDAVGPYLPSHAGESFMAVTPSAGMLGPWAGLAVFAGYVVVALAAAAIMLKRRDA; encoded by the coding sequence ATGAGCACCGCGACCCTCGAGACCACCCGCTTGGTCTCCACCCCCGCCCCCCGTACGCGCACCCCCCGAACCGGACGGGTCACCCTCGCCCGGGTCATCCGCTCCGAGTGGATCAAGCTCCGGTCACTGCGGTCGACGGTGGTCAGCCTGCTCGCCACCATGGGCGTGGTGATCGCGCTCGGGCTGCTGTTCGCCGGTGTGGTCTCCGGTCGGATCGGCGGGGAGTCGCTGGGCATCGGCGCGGGCAGCACCGCTGACCCGGTCGGCGCCAGCCTCGGCGGGGTGCAGCTCGGACAGTTGATCATCGGCGTGATCGGGGTGCTCCTGGTCGCGGGCGAATACACCACCGGGATGATCCGGGCCACGCTCGCCGCCGTACCCCGGCGGTTGCCGGTGCTGTGGGGCAAGACCATCGTGTTCGGCGGCGTCACCCTGGTGGCGATGCTGGTCGCCACGCTCGCGGCGTTCTTCGGCGGCCAGGCCCTCCTGGGCGAGCACGGCGTCAGCCTGTTCGACACCGGTGTGCTCCGCGCGGTCGTCGGTGGGGCCGTCTATCTGACCGGGGTCGGCCTGCTCGGCCTGGCCCTGGGCGCGCTGCTGCGGGCCACCGCCGCCGCGATCGGCGCCCTGTTCGGCGCCATGCTGGTCGTACCCGGTCTCTTCCCGCTGCTGCCGAGTAGCTGGAACGACGCGGTCGGACCGTACCTGCCGTCGCACGCCGGGGAGTCCTTCATGGCGGTCACGCCGAGCGCCGGGATGCTCGGCCCGTGGGCGGGACTCGCGGTCTTCGCCGGTTACGTCGTCGTCGCCCTGGCCGCCGCCGCGATCATGCTCAAGCGCCGGGACGCCTGA
- a CDS encoding sugar ABC transporter ATP-binding protein — MTDADATPIDNASDQVMLRMTGITKRFFGVTVLDRVDLDCRHGEIHAVMGENGAGKSTLMKILVGAYQPDGGRILIDGTEVQFGHPRQALEKGVSIVHQELNLLPERTVAENIFLGREPRRRLGVDRRAMETAATELLATLGADDVIGARTPVGRLPVAQQQLVEIAKALSFEPRILVLDEPTAALSPHEVDALFTRIRRLRDNGLTVLYISHRLKEIFELTDRITVLKDGRRVDTVDTARVDTRRLVQLMVGRELDHYFPPRATPEQVGEPRLTLRGGGAGILHDVDLELRAGEIVGLAGLEGSGRTELAKLLFGATRLTAGTLSVGGRTRTLRSPRHAIRHGIGLLTEDRKSEGLVLPLSVRDNSLLAIRAMGTAGRRGAGGTGATTAGVRDLLDRVQLRGGAPHREVRYLSGGNQQKVVLAKWLATGATVLIFDEPTRGIDVGAKASIHELMRELAAGGVAILMISSELPEVIGMADRIAVMRHGTIAGWLPPGASEAEIMLLATGEPDPTGAADAARVAAIAGARDTTQDGTTEGAAR; from the coding sequence ATGACGGACGCAGACGCAACGCCGATCGACAACGCATCCGACCAGGTCATGCTGCGGATGACCGGCATCACCAAGCGCTTCTTCGGGGTGACCGTGCTCGACCGGGTCGACCTCGACTGCCGCCACGGCGAGATCCACGCTGTGATGGGCGAGAACGGCGCCGGCAAGTCGACATTGATGAAGATCCTCGTCGGGGCGTACCAGCCGGACGGCGGGCGGATACTGATCGACGGCACCGAGGTGCAATTCGGCCACCCCCGGCAGGCCCTGGAAAAAGGGGTCAGCATCGTGCACCAGGAACTCAACCTGCTGCCCGAACGGACCGTCGCCGAGAACATCTTCCTCGGCCGGGAACCACGCCGGCGGCTCGGCGTCGACCGGCGCGCGATGGAGACCGCCGCCACCGAACTGCTCGCCACCCTCGGCGCCGACGACGTCATCGGAGCGCGTACGCCGGTCGGCCGGCTGCCGGTGGCCCAGCAGCAACTGGTCGAGATCGCCAAGGCGCTCTCCTTCGAGCCCCGCATCCTGGTGCTGGACGAACCCACCGCCGCGCTCTCACCGCACGAGGTGGACGCGCTGTTCACGCGCATCCGGCGGCTGCGGGACAACGGCCTGACCGTGCTCTACATCTCGCACCGGCTCAAGGAGATCTTCGAGCTGACCGACCGGATCACCGTCCTCAAGGACGGCCGGCGGGTCGACACGGTGGACACCGCACGGGTCGACACCCGCCGGCTCGTACAGCTCATGGTGGGGCGGGAACTCGACCACTACTTTCCGCCGAGGGCGACGCCGGAGCAGGTCGGGGAACCCCGGTTGACCCTGCGCGGCGGCGGCGCCGGGATCCTGCACGACGTCGACCTGGAACTGCGGGCCGGCGAGATCGTCGGCCTGGCCGGTCTGGAGGGGTCCGGGCGTACCGAGCTGGCGAAGCTCCTGTTCGGCGCGACCCGACTCACCGCCGGCACCCTGAGCGTCGGCGGGCGGACCCGGACGCTGCGCTCGCCCCGGCACGCGATCCGCCACGGCATCGGCCTGCTCACCGAGGACCGCAAGAGCGAGGGACTGGTGCTGCCGCTGTCCGTACGCGACAACAGCCTGCTCGCGATCCGGGCGATGGGGACCGCCGGTCGGCGCGGCGCCGGTGGGACCGGGGCGACCACGGCCGGCGTACGGGACCTGCTCGACCGGGTGCAGTTGCGCGGCGGCGCCCCGCACCGGGAGGTCCGTTACCTGTCCGGCGGCAACCAGCAGAAGGTGGTGCTGGCCAAGTGGCTGGCCACCGGAGCCACCGTACTGATCTTCGACGAACCGACCCGGGGGATCGACGTCGGCGCCAAGGCGAGCATCCACGAGCTGATGCGGGAGCTGGCCGCGGGCGGGGTGGCGATCCTGATGATCTCATCCGAGCTGCCCGAGGTGATCGGGATGGCCGACCGGATCGCGGTGATGCGACACGGCACCATCGCCGGCTGGCTGCCGCCCGGTGCCAGCGAGGCCGAGATCATGCTGCTCGCCACCGGTGAGCCGGACCCGACCGGGGCGGCCGACGCCGCCCGGGTGGCCGCCATCGCCGGGGCCCGGGACACCACCCAGGACGGTACGACGGAAGGCGCCGCCCGATGA
- a CDS encoding ABC transporter permease: MTAQTLSPTLGRTGLPRTGFASAPVWLVFGGVFAVAWLLVELDGGDFMTVSNLQNMAVRSVALGLVAVGQTIVLIGGSLDLSVAYTVGVTAVAASFVMQGDPDRMVLGVLVTLALGVVIGLVNGLVITGLKVNAFIATLGTSLVISGILNALFTNFTGSVPRAFQGLGYNAVGPVPVSVILLLAVVGGAWWVLRHTRFGYHLYAVGGSEEAARLSGVRSARVIVTAHVLCSVTAVLTGLFLVSRLRSGAPWVGTDGGYDLESIAAAVVGGTALAGGRGTVAGTLAGVLILAVIDQVFNQYEVNAFLKTLIRGVIIVGAVALYALRTQRDEAGL, from the coding sequence ATGACCGCGCAGACCCTCTCCCCCACCCTCGGCCGGACCGGGCTGCCCCGCACCGGTTTCGCCAGCGCCCCGGTCTGGCTCGTCTTCGGCGGTGTCTTCGCCGTCGCCTGGTTGCTGGTCGAACTCGACGGCGGCGACTTCATGACGGTCAGCAACCTGCAGAACATGGCCGTCCGGTCGGTGGCGCTCGGCCTGGTCGCGGTCGGCCAGACCATCGTCCTGATCGGCGGCTCGCTGGACCTGTCGGTGGCGTACACCGTCGGTGTCACCGCCGTCGCGGCGTCCTTCGTGATGCAGGGCGACCCGGACCGGATGGTCCTCGGGGTGCTGGTCACCCTCGCCCTCGGGGTCGTGATCGGACTGGTCAACGGCCTGGTCATCACCGGGCTCAAGGTGAACGCGTTCATCGCCACGCTGGGCACCTCGCTGGTGATCAGCGGCATCCTGAACGCCCTGTTCACCAACTTCACCGGGTCGGTCCCGCGCGCCTTCCAGGGGCTGGGCTACAACGCCGTCGGGCCGGTGCCGGTCTCGGTGATCCTGCTGCTGGCCGTGGTCGGCGGCGCGTGGTGGGTGCTGCGGCACACCCGGTTCGGCTACCACCTCTACGCGGTGGGCGGCAGCGAGGAGGCCGCCCGGCTCTCCGGCGTACGGTCCGCGCGGGTGATCGTCACCGCACACGTGCTGTGCAGCGTCACCGCCGTACTGACCGGGCTGTTCCTGGTCAGCCGGCTGCGGTCGGGCGCACCGTGGGTCGGCACCGACGGCGGGTACGACCTCGAGTCGATCGCCGCCGCGGTCGTCGGCGGTACGGCACTCGCCGGTGGCCGGGGCACCGTCGCCGGCACCCTGGCCGGGGTGCTGATCCTCGCCGTCATCGACCAGGTGTTCAACCAGTACGAGGTGAACGCCTTCCTCAAGACGCTGATCCGGGGCGTCATCATCGTCGGTGCGGTCGCGCTCTACGCGCTTCGTACCCAGCGGGACGAGGCGGGGCTGTGA